The following proteins are encoded in a genomic region of Brachypodium distachyon strain Bd21 chromosome 1, Brachypodium_distachyon_v3.0, whole genome shotgun sequence:
- the LOC112270057 gene encoding GDSL esterase/lipase At5g03610-like has protein sequence MAKLILLLLALMVAACDVCAIPSRVQRPDPRICAQLPLLPICANIAPPSPVVPANPPPPTGPSLFVFGDSFADNGNLAKDATQRVADNGLIRQWYVPYGSSANDSTPSGRFSNDKVQSDFIAAMMGFEKSPPSYASTGAKGHCHPTGMNFAAGSSGVYAVPRGAPQLSDQVATFAGLVRSGVISKAQLAADSVALIAISGNDYDRVSVAAPAGFGDVTAFIKNVTSGIAASADRLKKLGVGKVLTNNLHPVGCAPSQTRAIGYGACDGVANAGAPVHNRNLAHLVGDKEGVFVVNLHAAFSSVLGSLVSSSGSSSGSSNTRGGHHGQFQHKLTPCCESNDPSGFCGDTNGDDVNPEQLYTLCEDPERYFYWDEMNPTQAAWTAVMAYLEEDIKNFLAPAN, from the exons ATGGCGAAGctaatcctcctcctcctcgcgttGATGGTCGCTGCTT GTGATGTGTGTGCGATACCCTCGAGAGTCCAGCGTCCTGATCCTCGAATCTGCGCGCAGTTGCCCTTGTTGCCCATTTGTGCTAATATTGCCCCGCCTAGCCCTGTCGTTCCTGCtaacccgccgccgccaaccggTCCTAGCCTGTTCGTCTTCGGCGACTCCTTCGCCGACAACGGCAACCTCGCCAAGGACGCCACCCAACGTGTCGCCGACAATGGCCTCATCCGGCAGTGGTACGTGCCGTATGGCTCCTCTGCCAATGACTCCACCCCCTCTGGCCGCTTCTCGAATGACAAGGTCCAATCGGACTTCATCG CGGCGATGATGGGTTTCGAgaagtcgccgccgtcgtACGCGTCGACGGGGGCCAAGGGCCACTGCCACCCGACGGGAATGAACTTCGCGGCGGGCAGCTCCGGCGTGTACGCGGTGCCACGCGGCGCGCCCCAGCTCTCGGACCAGGTCGCCACGTTCGCCGGCCTCGTCCGCTCCGGCGTCATCTCCAAGGCGCAGCTCGCGGCCGACTCCGTGGCGCTGATCGCCATCTCGGGCAATGACTACGACCGCGTGAGCGTGGCGGCGCCCGCGGGCTTCGGGGACGTGACGGCCTTCATCAAGAACGTGACCTCGGGCATCGCGGCCTCAGCAGACCGGCTGAAGAAGCTCGGCGTCGGCAAGGTGCTGACCAACAACCTCCACCCCGTCGGCTGCGCGCCGTCACAGACGAGGGCCATCGGATACGGCGCCTGCGACGGCGTCGCAAACGCCGGCGCCCCCGTGCACAACAGGAACCTGGCCCACCTCGTCGGCGACAAGGAGGGCGTCTTCGTCGTCAACCTCCACGCCGCCTTCTCCAGCGTCCTCGGCTCACTAGTGTCGTCCTCCGGGTCATCGTCGGGCAGTAGTAATACCAGAGGTGGCCACCACGGGCAGTTCCAGCACAAGCTGACGCCGTGCTGCGAGAGCAACGACCCCAGCGGATTCTGCGGCGACACCAACGGCGACGACGTGAACCCGGAGCAGCTCTACACGCTGTGTGAGGATCCGGAGAGGTACTTCTATTGGGACGAGATGAATCCCACGCAGGCTGCCTGGACTGCTGTCATGGCCTACCTCGAGGAAGACATCAAGAATTTCCTGGCTCCGGCTAATTAA